One stretch of Planococcus sp. PAMC 21323 DNA includes these proteins:
- a CDS encoding ABC transporter ATP-binding protein codes for MTEPLLKVEGLKKYFPIKSGILGKVSNHVKAVDDVSFTVQEGETLGIVGESGCGKSTTGRMLMRLLEPTEGVVTFDGQELTSLSNSDMRKARRDIQMVFQDPYASLNPRHTIEKILMEPLNVHNIGDPKDRKKKVHEFLEIVGLSSYHAKRYPHQFSGGQRQRIGIARALMTNPKLIIADEPVSALDVSIQAQVLNLMQDLQKELKLTYIFIAHDLGVVRHISDRVGVMYLGQMAELANTEDLYEKPLHPYTQALLAAVPVPDPDFVREEVIITGDVPSPANPPSGCRFHTRCPFKMDICSEVVPVFAEVEVGHSVACHLYEESRPQ; via the coding sequence ATGACAGAACCGTTGTTGAAAGTTGAAGGGTTAAAAAAATATTTTCCGATTAAGTCTGGGATTTTAGGTAAAGTAAGCAATCATGTTAAAGCAGTAGATGACGTATCCTTCACAGTTCAAGAAGGTGAGACACTAGGTATTGTTGGTGAATCGGGCTGTGGGAAATCCACAACAGGTCGTATGTTAATGCGACTTTTAGAACCGACTGAAGGGGTTGTGACTTTCGACGGTCAAGAATTAACGAGTTTATCAAATAGCGATATGCGGAAAGCGCGTCGTGATATTCAAATGGTTTTTCAAGACCCATATGCGTCATTAAATCCGCGTCATACGATTGAGAAAATTTTAATGGAACCGCTAAATGTTCATAATATAGGCGATCCAAAAGACCGCAAAAAGAAAGTACATGAGTTTTTAGAGATTGTGGGATTGAGTAGTTATCATGCAAAACGCTATCCACATCAATTTAGTGGTGGTCAGCGTCAGCGTATTGGTATTGCGCGTGCATTAATGACTAACCCAAAACTAATTATTGCAGATGAGCCTGTTTCAGCACTTGATGTATCTATTCAGGCACAAGTACTGAATTTGATGCAAGATTTGCAAAAAGAGTTGAAACTTACTTATATATTTATTGCCCATGACTTAGGGGTGGTTCGACACATAAGCGATCGTGTGGGTGTTATGTATCTTGGACAAATGGCAGAACTTGCTAACACAGAGGATTTGTACGAAAAACCACTACATCCGTATACGCAAGCCTTATTGGCTGCAGTTCCGGTACCGGACCCAGACTTTGTTCGGGAAGAAGTGATTATCACGGGTGATGTTCCAAGCCCAGCAAATCCACCAAGTGGTTGCAGGTTCCATACACGCTGTCCATTTAAAATGGACATTTGTTCAGAAGTTGTACCTGTTTTTGCAGAAGTTGAGGTAGGTCATTCTGTTGCCTGTCATCTTTACGAAGAGTCCAGGCCGCAATGA
- a CDS encoding ABC transporter substrate-binding protein has product MGKKKFLTWSLLLLLLVSTALFGCSSDDSSDEDGGSDGGSTEEKTLIFGRGGDSVSLDPISITDGESFKVTKNIFDTLVNFGEQDTEIEAGLASEWTPSEDGLTYTFKLQEGVKFHDGADFNAEAVVKNFERWAAGDGEKFPYYGSMFGGYGDEEGHVIDSVEATGDYEVVFTLNRPQAPFLKNLAMSPFAIASPTAVEEAGDSFGDNPVGTGPFKFVEWKRNDTITIEKFDDYWVEGEPKLDQVVFRAIPDNSARLNALLSGEIDLADGITPSDAGTIEGDDNLQLFERPSMNVGYLGMTVTREPFDDPKVRQAVNHAIDKQAIVDAFFEGRAEVAKNPIPPVISGYNDSIEGYEYSPEKAKELLEEAGLKDGFDMELYAMPVPRPYMPDGQKVAEAIQKNLADVGINAKIVSFEWATYLEKAANGEADAFLLGWTGDNGDADNFLYALLDQDNVGTNNYTYYKNQELHDLLIKAQSEVDEDARNELYMQAQEIIHEDAPWVPLAHSTPLLAGGKNVMNFKAHPTGSDKLASVDLE; this is encoded by the coding sequence TTGGGGAAGAAAAAGTTCTTAACGTGGTCATTATTATTGCTTTTATTAGTATCAACAGCACTTTTTGGCTGTAGTTCTGACGACAGCTCAGACGAAGACGGAGGTAGTGACGGAGGATCCACTGAAGAGAAAACATTGATCTTTGGACGTGGAGGCGACTCTGTTTCTCTTGATCCAATTTCGATTACAGATGGAGAATCATTTAAAGTAACTAAAAACATTTTTGATACTTTAGTAAACTTTGGTGAACAAGATACAGAAATCGAAGCTGGATTGGCGTCTGAATGGACACCATCTGAAGATGGATTAACGTATACGTTCAAATTGCAGGAAGGCGTTAAGTTCCACGATGGCGCTGATTTTAATGCAGAAGCTGTAGTGAAAAACTTTGAACGCTGGGCAGCTGGAGACGGCGAGAAATTCCCTTACTATGGTTCGATGTTCGGTGGTTACGGAGATGAAGAAGGACATGTAATTGATTCTGTTGAAGCAACAGGCGATTACGAAGTTGTCTTTACATTAAACCGTCCACAAGCACCATTCCTTAAAAACTTAGCTATGAGTCCGTTCGCGATTGCTTCACCAACAGCAGTTGAAGAAGCTGGAGACTCTTTCGGAGATAACCCAGTGGGAACAGGTCCATTTAAGTTTGTTGAATGGAAACGTAACGATACGATTACAATTGAAAAATTTGATGATTACTGGGTGGAAGGCGAGCCGAAATTGGATCAAGTCGTATTCCGCGCAATTCCAGATAACTCAGCTCGTTTAAATGCTTTATTATCAGGAGAAATTGATTTGGCAGACGGGATTACACCATCTGATGCAGGAACAATCGAAGGCGATGATAACCTTCAATTGTTTGAACGTCCATCTATGAACGTTGGCTACCTTGGAATGACTGTAACGCGTGAACCATTTGATGATCCTAAAGTTCGTCAAGCAGTAAACCATGCAATCGACAAACAAGCGATTGTAGATGCATTTTTCGAAGGACGCGCAGAAGTAGCGAAAAACCCAATTCCGCCAGTAATTAGCGGATATAACGATAGCATTGAAGGTTACGAATACAGCCCTGAAAAAGCTAAAGAGTTGTTAGAAGAAGCAGGTCTTAAAGACGGCTTTGATATGGAACTTTACGCAATGCCAGTTCCACGTCCATATATGCCAGATGGCCAAAAAGTTGCAGAAGCAATTCAGAAAAACTTAGCTGATGTTGGCATTAACGCTAAGATTGTATCATTTGAATGGGCAACGTATTTAGAAAAAGCTGCAAACGGAGAAGCTGATGCATTCTTACTTGGATGGACTGGCGATAACGGCGATGCAGATAACTTCCTATACGCTTTGCTTGATCAAGATAATGTCGGCACAAACAACTACACGTACTATAAAAACCAAGAATTGCATGATCTTTTGATCAAAGCTCAATCAGAAGTTGATGAAGATGCAAGAAACGAATTATACATGCAAGCTCAAGAAATCATCCATGAAGATGCTCCTTGGGTTCCACTTGCACACTCTACACCGCTATTAGCTGGTGGGAAAAACGTAATGAATTTCAAAGCACATCCAACAGGTTCTGACAAATTGGCTTCAGTAGATTTGGAGTAG
- a CDS encoding ABC transporter permease yields MLHYIGRRLLQLIPVLLGMTFIVFMIIRAIPGDPAQVILGQQASEEAIKALRTNLGLDNPWYIQYFDYLKGLITGDLGESLRTRTPVVDEVWPYLAATIELSLFAIIIAVVIGINAGIISAWFQNSWFDYLAMIIALIGVSMPIFWLGLMNQWIFSIELGILPTTGRENVRDPVDVITGFYVLDTLIAGDFNQLSTVLKHLVLPGTALATIPMAIIARMTRSSMLEVMRSDFVRTARSKGLSMFWVVYKHALKNAIIPVLTIIGLQMGLLLGGAILTETIFGWPGIGRYIYEAIGFRDYPVIQSGILIVAFIFVMINLVVDLLYGLVDPRIKYD; encoded by the coding sequence ATGCTTCACTATATTGGAAGAAGACTTTTACAGTTAATCCCAGTTTTACTTGGTATGACATTTATCGTCTTTATGATCATCCGTGCCATTCCTGGCGATCCTGCACAAGTTATTCTTGGTCAGCAAGCATCCGAAGAAGCAATAAAAGCATTACGAACAAATCTAGGATTAGATAATCCTTGGTATATTCAGTATTTTGACTACCTAAAAGGATTGATTACTGGCGATTTAGGAGAATCACTTCGTACACGTACTCCTGTAGTAGATGAAGTATGGCCATATTTGGCTGCTACGATTGAACTCTCTTTATTCGCTATTATTATTGCGGTAGTAATCGGAATTAATGCAGGTATTATTTCAGCTTGGTTCCAAAATTCTTGGTTTGACTACTTGGCTATGATCATTGCATTGATTGGGGTATCGATGCCAATCTTCTGGCTTGGGTTAATGAACCAATGGATTTTCTCTATTGAACTTGGGATTTTACCGACTACTGGTCGAGAAAATGTCCGAGATCCTGTCGATGTCATAACTGGTTTCTATGTACTAGATACATTGATAGCAGGGGATTTTAACCAATTATCTACTGTACTTAAACACCTCGTTTTACCAGGAACAGCTTTAGCGACAATTCCGATGGCCATTATTGCAAGAATGACTCGTTCAAGCATGCTAGAAGTTATGCGTTCTGATTTTGTTCGAACAGCTCGCTCGAAAGGTTTATCGATGTTTTGGGTTGTATACAAACATGCGCTCAAAAATGCAATTATTCCAGTGCTAACGATTATCGGACTTCAGATGGGGCTTCTGCTAGGTGGTGCCATTTTGACAGAAACCATTTTCGGATGGCCAGGAATCGGACGTTATATCTATGAAGCAATTGGTTTCCGTGATTATCCGGTTATTCAGTCAGGTATCCTAATTGTCGCGTTTATATTTGTTATGATTAATTTAGTTGTCGATTTGCTATACGGTTTGGTCGATCCACGCATCAAATATGATTAG
- the nikC gene encoding nickel transporter permease, translated as MAETVNNQEKEELQKVAGPWKEAWRGFRKSKVAVVGMGIVIFFILLAIFGPLITLQGINEQNLSQRLMPPSSTHWMGTDDFGRDILSRVVYGARISLWVGFLAVIGSVVVGSILGILAGYYGRWVDTIISRIFDIMLAFPSILLAIAVVSVLGPSLRNALIAIAIINVPNFGRLIRSKVLSIKEDEYIMSAKAIGMKDNRILVSHILPNSMAPVIVQGTLAIATAIIEAAALGFLGLGAQAPSPEWGKMLADSRSYLTNAPWTMIFPGVAIMLTVLGFNLMGDGLRDALDPRMKS; from the coding sequence ATGGCTGAAACAGTAAACAATCAAGAAAAAGAAGAGTTGCAGAAAGTCGCTGGTCCTTGGAAAGAGGCTTGGCGAGGTTTCCGCAAAAGTAAAGTAGCGGTTGTTGGTATGGGTATTGTTATCTTCTTTATTTTGTTAGCAATTTTCGGACCACTCATTACATTACAAGGCATTAATGAACAAAATCTGTCTCAACGGCTTATGCCTCCTTCTTCTACTCATTGGATGGGTACAGATGACTTTGGTCGAGATATTTTATCGCGCGTTGTATATGGTGCTCGAATTTCTTTATGGGTTGGTTTTTTAGCAGTTATTGGATCTGTTGTTGTAGGGAGTATTTTAGGGATTTTAGCCGGTTATTACGGACGTTGGGTAGACACAATTATTTCACGTATCTTTGATATCATGCTAGCTTTTCCAAGTATTTTGCTAGCAATCGCGGTTGTATCGGTTCTAGGACCTTCTTTACGAAATGCGTTAATTGCCATTGCCATCATCAACGTACCTAACTTTGGTCGTTTAATTCGCTCGAAAGTGTTGAGTATTAAAGAAGATGAATACATTATGTCAGCAAAAGCAATTGGTATGAAAGACAATCGTATTCTTGTTTCTCATATTCTACCGAACTCTATGGCACCAGTAATTGTTCAAGGAACATTGGCTATTGCGACAGCAATTATTGAAGCTGCGGCACTTGGATTTTTAGGATTAGGTGCTCAAGCTCCGTCTCCAGAATGGGGCAAAATGTTAGCAGACTCGCGTTCGTATTTAACAAATGCACCATGGACCATGATTTTTCCAGGGGTAGCGATCATGTTGACAGTACTCGGCTTTAACTTAATGGGTGACGGTTTACGTGACGCATTAGATCCACGAATGAAATCATAA
- a CDS encoding FUSC family protein: MKLGARIFKTGVAISMALYLANLLDLPSPVFAGVAAIFAIQPSIYRSYLTLLDQIYGNLIGATIAIVFVLTLGSNYLTIGAAAILAIIVMLKLKLENTVPLTLVTIIIIMDSHSTNFLTFASLRISTVMLGIISAFIVNMIFLPPKYETRLFKSIHSVSEEVIRWIRVSIRHASDHVSVKEDIDKLTENLVKVDQWYSFYKEERSYTKKQQYAKARKLVLYRQMIATSKKSLEVLRRLNRFENELMELPQHFHMMVQERLESLASYHEQLYMKYVGKLRPEHSEGSGTDAVMRRNEVMTIFVKEINLAHEENEGEFSVYHLMHVLSAILDYEEQLEHLDLLIIAYLNYHSEEVDTELENSI, from the coding sequence ATGAAATTAGGTGCACGTATCTTTAAAACTGGCGTGGCCATTTCAATGGCCTTGTATCTGGCCAACTTATTGGATTTGCCTTCCCCTGTTTTTGCAGGGGTAGCGGCGATTTTCGCTATCCAGCCATCTATTTACCGCTCTTATTTAACGTTACTTGATCAAATTTATGGAAATTTGATCGGTGCTACCATAGCGATTGTTTTTGTGTTAACGCTCGGCAGCAATTATTTAACCATTGGAGCCGCAGCAATATTAGCAATTATCGTCATGTTGAAGCTAAAGCTAGAAAATACTGTTCCATTAACTTTAGTAACGATTATTATCATCATGGACTCTCATTCTACAAACTTTTTAACTTTTGCGTCATTGAGAATTTCCACCGTTATGCTTGGGATAATTTCTGCATTTATCGTGAATATGATATTTCTTCCACCTAAATATGAAACTCGTTTGTTCAAATCCATCCATTCTGTTAGCGAAGAAGTGATTCGTTGGATTCGCGTTTCCATTCGACATGCATCTGATCATGTCTCGGTAAAAGAAGATATTGATAAATTAACAGAAAACCTAGTAAAAGTTGATCAATGGTACTCGTTTTATAAAGAAGAACGCAGCTACACGAAAAAGCAACAATATGCGAAAGCACGTAAACTGGTACTTTACCGTCAAATGATTGCGACATCGAAGAAAAGTTTAGAGGTATTAAGACGCTTGAACCGTTTCGAAAATGAGTTGATGGAACTTCCTCAACACTTTCATATGATGGTTCAAGAGAGATTGGAAAGTTTAGCAAGTTACCACGAGCAACTTTATATGAAATATGTTGGCAAATTGCGCCCCGAACATAGCGAAGGTTCTGGTACAGACGCTGTTATGAGACGTAACGAAGTGATGACGATTTTTGTAAAAGAGATTAATTTGGCACATGAAGAAAATGAAGGCGAATTTTCAGTTTATCATTTAATGCACGTATTATCGGCTATTTTAGATTATGAAGAGCAACTAGAACATTTGGACTTACTCATCATTGCTTATTTGAATTACCATTCAGAAGAAGTAGACACAGAACTTGAAAATTCCATATAA
- a CDS encoding glutamate-1-semialdehyde 2,1-aminomutase, producing MNHSTSEELHKEALQHIVGGVNSPSRSFKAVGGGSPIAMERGKGAYFWDVDGNKYIDYLAAYGPIITGHAHPHITKAITYAAETGLLYGTPTRHEITFAKMLKKAMPNMDRVRFVNSGTEAVMTTIRVSRAYTGRTKIMKFAGCYHGHSDLVLVAAGSGPATLGTPDSAGVPKSIAEEVITVPFNDIDAFSEAMDHWGEEIACLLVEPIVGNFGIVEPKEGYLKEVHRIAHEKGALIVYDEVITAFRFHYGGAQDMLGLTPDLTALGKIIGGGLPIGAYGGKKEIMETVAPLGPAYQAGTMAGNPASIQAGIACLEVLGQEGVYEKMDKLGEKLEKGILAAAKEFDITITVNRLKGALTIYFTDTIVENYEQAEESNGEIFGRFFKLMLAQGINLAPSKYEAWFLTTEHTEEDIEFSIQAVRKAFKQL from the coding sequence ATGAATCATTCGACATCAGAAGAGTTACACAAAGAAGCATTACAACACATCGTCGGTGGTGTTAATAGTCCATCAAGATCGTTTAAAGCAGTAGGTGGCGGATCCCCTATCGCTATGGAACGAGGTAAAGGCGCTTACTTTTGGGATGTTGACGGCAATAAATACATAGACTATTTAGCAGCGTACGGGCCAATCATTACAGGTCACGCCCATCCACATATAACAAAAGCAATTACATATGCAGCAGAAACTGGCCTGCTTTACGGCACACCCACACGACATGAAATTACTTTCGCTAAAATGCTAAAAAAAGCAATGCCAAACATGGATCGAGTTCGCTTTGTAAACAGTGGCACAGAAGCAGTTATGACCACAATTCGCGTATCGCGTGCCTATACGGGACGAACTAAAATTATGAAGTTTGCAGGTTGCTATCACGGCCATTCAGATTTGGTGCTTGTTGCTGCTGGATCTGGTCCTGCGACACTCGGTACCCCTGACTCAGCAGGTGTCCCAAAATCTATCGCTGAAGAAGTGATCACCGTTCCATTTAATGACATAGATGCTTTTTCAGAAGCAATGGATCATTGGGGAGAAGAAATTGCTTGTCTTTTGGTTGAACCCATTGTTGGTAACTTCGGAATTGTTGAACCAAAAGAAGGATACTTGAAGGAAGTTCATCGCATTGCCCATGAAAAAGGGGCACTCATTGTTTATGATGAAGTTATTACCGCTTTCCGTTTCCATTATGGTGGCGCTCAAGATATGCTTGGGTTGACACCTGACCTTACCGCTCTTGGTAAAATCATTGGTGGTGGGTTACCAATTGGAGCTTATGGTGGTAAAAAAGAAATAATGGAAACAGTAGCTCCTTTAGGCCCTGCTTATCAAGCTGGTACCATGGCTGGAAATCCCGCTTCCATACAAGCTGGAATCGCTTGTTTAGAAGTTCTGGGTCAAGAAGGCGTTTATGAAAAAATGGATAAACTCGGAGAAAAACTAGAAAAAGGGATTTTGGCAGCGGCTAAAGAATTTGATATTACAATCACTGTCAACCGATTAAAAGGTGCATTGACTATTTACTTTACTGATACAATAGTAGAAAACTACGAGCAAGCAGAAGAATCAAATGGTGAAATTTTTGGTCGCTTCTTTAAATTGATGCTCGCTCAAGGCATCAATTTAGCGCCATCAAAATACGAAGCTTGGTTTTTAACGACGGAACATACAGAAGAAGATATAGAATTTTCTATTCAAGCGGTACGTAAGGCGTTTAAACAGTTATAA
- the bcp gene encoding thioredoxin-dependent thiol peroxidase, translating to MTVVEGMQAPTFSLKNEIGEIVSLNDFTGDKYVVLYFYPKDMTPGCTTQACDFRDAEADFSKLNAVILGVSADSEDRHTKFIEKHGLPFSLLVDENHQMSEDYGVWVEKNMYGKKFMGIERSTFLIDPTGTVAKVWRKVKVPNHIQDVLETLKTIRKQ from the coding sequence ATGACGGTAGTAGAAGGCATGCAAGCGCCAACATTTTCACTGAAAAATGAAATAGGAGAAATTGTTTCACTGAATGATTTCACAGGCGATAAATACGTAGTTCTTTACTTTTATCCGAAAGATATGACTCCAGGTTGTACGACACAAGCATGTGATTTTAGAGATGCCGAAGCTGACTTCTCTAAACTAAATGCGGTAATTTTAGGCGTAAGTGCAGATTCAGAAGACCGACATACTAAATTTATCGAAAAACATGGATTGCCATTTTCACTTTTAGTAGATGAAAACCACCAAATGTCTGAAGACTATGGCGTCTGGGTAGAGAAGAATATGTATGGCAAAAAATTCATGGGCATTGAGCGTTCTACTTTTTTAATCGACCCTACAGGTACTGTTGCCAAAGTGTGGCGGAAAGTAAAAGTACCAAATCATATTCAGGATGTTTTAGAAACTTTAAAAACAATTAGAAAGCAGTAA
- a CDS encoding D-2-hydroxyacid dehydrogenase encodes MEVLFTFVPREDQQQRIQEEFPEVDFHFLYRDKTRLSTADIIVTYGEDLTAEDIGTAEKVKWIMVASAGIEKLPHQAIESRGITVSNVKGIHKTPMAESALAHLLAIKRSLPVIYENQHKQQWVRKISSSELSGTTALILGPGAIGSEIGRLLQAFGVQTIGCNRSGRQAPNMDEMISFEKVLDKLPEADYVISVLPSTDETKELLKEEHFKAMKDTAIFMNFGRGDLVTDATLVNALQQNEIAYAVLDVFEQEPLPADHPYWLMDNVIVSPHISSKSGKYVDRTLDIFIPNLEKWLIDQSVPTNLVDMEKGY; translated from the coding sequence ATGGAAGTTTTATTTACATTTGTTCCAAGAGAAGATCAACAACAAAGAATTCAAGAAGAATTTCCAGAAGTCGATTTTCATTTCCTTTATCGAGATAAGACTCGATTATCAACGGCAGACATTATCGTTACTTATGGAGAAGATTTGACCGCGGAAGATATTGGAACAGCTGAAAAAGTAAAGTGGATTATGGTTGCTAGTGCGGGGATTGAAAAGCTACCGCATCAAGCGATTGAGTCACGTGGCATTACCGTATCGAATGTTAAAGGAATTCATAAAACACCAATGGCGGAGTCTGCATTAGCACATTTATTGGCTATTAAGCGATCGCTACCAGTAATTTACGAAAATCAACATAAACAACAATGGGTAAGGAAAATAAGCTCTTCAGAGTTAAGTGGGACGACAGCACTGATTCTCGGACCAGGAGCAATTGGATCGGAAATCGGTCGATTGCTACAAGCATTTGGTGTTCAGACGATTGGTTGTAATCGCTCTGGCAGACAAGCTCCAAATATGGATGAAATGATTTCTTTCGAAAAGGTTCTTGATAAGTTACCAGAGGCAGATTACGTAATCTCTGTTTTGCCAAGTACAGATGAAACGAAAGAACTTTTAAAAGAAGAGCACTTCAAGGCTATGAAGGACACAGCGATCTTTATGAACTTCGGTAGAGGTGATTTAGTCACAGACGCAACTTTAGTAAATGCTCTACAACAAAATGAAATTGCGTATGCCGTTTTAGATGTGTTCGAACAGGAACCGCTTCCTGCAGATCACCCATACTGGTTAATGGACAATGTAATTGTCTCACCACATATTTCTAGCAAATCAGGAAAATATGTAGACCGTACACTCGACATATTTATACCGAATTTGGAAAAATGGCTTATTGATCAATCTGTTCCAACCAATCTAGTTGATATGGAAAAGGGGTATTGA
- a CDS encoding cob(I)yrinic acid a,c-diamide adenosyltransferase produces MKIYTKTGDKGTTSLVYGTRVAKNDVVVEAYGTCDEANTLIGLAIGHLYAEFFQEKEELLKVFHEIQTTLFHVGAELATPKDKEVKWKLTEQDISKLEQWIDHYDDAVPTLSNFILPGGHPAGATFHVARTVVRRAERTVLSIGNDVSPNVLAYLNRLSDFLFVAARLVNQRLGRVERGLHDN; encoded by the coding sequence ATGAAGATTTACACTAAAACTGGCGATAAAGGCACGACTTCACTCGTCTACGGAACTCGTGTAGCAAAAAATGATGTAGTAGTAGAGGCGTATGGAACGTGTGACGAAGCAAATACATTAATTGGTTTAGCAATTGGACATCTTTATGCGGAGTTTTTCCAGGAGAAAGAAGAGCTTCTGAAAGTCTTTCACGAAATTCAGACCACGTTATTCCATGTAGGAGCTGAACTTGCTACACCTAAAGATAAAGAAGTGAAATGGAAACTGACGGAACAAGATATTTCAAAGCTTGAACAATGGATTGATCACTATGACGATGCAGTTCCAACGCTGAGTAATTTCATTTTGCCTGGAGGACATCCGGCTGGGGCGACATTCCATGTGGCGAGAACTGTAGTTAGACGAGCTGAGCGTACAGTGCTGTCTATTGGAAACGATGTTTCGCCAAATGTTTTAGCATATTTAAACCGATTGTCGGATTTTTTGTTCGTCGCAGCTCGCCTCGTCAATCAGCGGCTTGGTCGAGTAGAGAGAGGTTTGCACGATAATTAA
- the perR gene encoding peroxide-responsive transcriptional repressor PerR, protein MSEVQLKDALDALKSTGVRITPQRHAILEYMIHSTNHPTADDIYRALEKTFPNMSVATVYNNLRVFRKAGLVKELTYGDSSSRFDFVTHDHYHIICNDCGKIVDFHYPGLDEVEHLASHVTGFEVDYHRLEIYGTCQDCLSNTAKAQ, encoded by the coding sequence ATGTCTGAAGTACAATTAAAAGACGCGCTTGATGCTTTGAAGTCAACAGGTGTAAGAATCACACCCCAACGTCACGCGATTTTGGAGTATATGATTCATTCTACAAATCACCCAACAGCGGATGACATTTATCGCGCGCTTGAAAAAACGTTTCCTAATATGAGTGTCGCAACTGTTTATAATAACTTACGTGTGTTCAGAAAAGCAGGATTGGTGAAAGAATTAACTTATGGAGATTCTTCAAGCCGTTTCGATTTTGTTACACATGACCATTATCATATTATCTGCAATGATTGCGGTAAAATTGTTGATTTCCATTACCCAGGACTCGATGAAGTGGAACATTTGGCTTCCCATGTCACTGGATTTGAAGTTGATTACCATCGACTTGAAATTTACGGGACATGTCAGGACTGCTTAAGCAATACGGCGAAAGCTCAATAG
- a CDS encoding YgzB family protein yields MKPYKNKINRIRTFALALIFIGIVIMYVGIYFRNQPVIMVILMLLGVLAIIGSTGVYAWIGLLSMKTVPVECPNCGKHTKMLGRVDICMHCNEPLTMDRSLEGKEFDQDYNKKSSQ; encoded by the coding sequence ATGAAACCTTATAAAAATAAAATCAATCGCATTCGGACGTTTGCGTTGGCATTAATCTTTATTGGGATCGTAATTATGTATGTTGGTATCTATTTCAGAAATCAGCCCGTTATAATGGTGATTCTAATGTTGCTTGGTGTACTCGCAATTATCGGAAGTACAGGTGTTTATGCTTGGATTGGCTTGTTATCCATGAAAACCGTACCAGTAGAATGTCCGAATTGTGGAAAACATACAAAAATGCTCGGTCGTGTTGATATATGCATGCACTGCAACGAGCCTTTAACAATGGATCGCTCTCTTGAAGGTAAAGAGTTTGACCAAGACTACAATAAAAAAAGCTCACAATAA
- a CDS encoding nucleotidyltransferase-like protein, whose product MEQILRPIYQERASQESTLGVILVEKREKVSQITDTFDSILLIITKENETPVFTKHYTYMDRKAAMHIVTEKQLHKWLLLGTNRKIVDWLFYGRVIYDRNEFMEKLKTELKDYPFYGRKIKMGMEFAKLIRRYMEGKSFFEEKNYMDAYHHMVESLHHLARLAVLENGLPPEVTVWSQVKQMEPAIYKLYEELISSDEPIDKRLELLFLASEFYIHSRTKDGALHIREVMEKQSSWTIQELHEQEELKNYSSDLEVFIEFLVEKDLISINGVTTKSEGVFHRYYYVKN is encoded by the coding sequence GTGGAACAAATACTACGCCCTATTTATCAAGAACGCGCCAGTCAGGAAAGTACACTTGGAGTGATTTTAGTAGAAAAAAGAGAGAAAGTTAGTCAAATAACGGATACTTTTGATTCGATTTTATTGATTATCACGAAAGAAAATGAAACACCAGTGTTTACAAAGCATTACACGTATATGGATAGAAAAGCTGCTATGCATATTGTTACGGAAAAGCAATTACATAAATGGTTGTTGCTTGGCACAAATCGGAAAATTGTCGACTGGCTTTTTTATGGCCGTGTAATTTACGACCGAAACGAATTTATGGAAAAGCTAAAGACCGAACTCAAAGACTATCCTTTCTATGGTCGGAAAATTAAAATGGGTATGGAATTCGCTAAGTTGATTCGACGCTATATGGAAGGAAAATCATTTTTTGAAGAAAAAAACTATATGGATGCCTATCATCATATGGTAGAGTCATTGCATCATTTAGCTCGGTTAGCAGTACTCGAAAACGGACTACCTCCAGAAGTAACCGTGTGGTCTCAAGTAAAGCAGATGGAGCCAGCGATATATAAACTATACGAAGAGTTAATATCGAGTGATGAACCGATTGATAAACGTTTGGAATTATTATTTTTGGCAAGTGAATTTTATATTCATTCACGGACAAAAGATGGAGCTCTTCACATAAGAGAAGTTATGGAAAAACAAAGTAGTTGGACCATCCAAGAATTACACGAACAGGAAGAGTTAAAAAACTATTCTTCTGATCTGGAGGTTTTCATCGAGTTTCTTGTAGAAAAAGACCTCATATCTATTAATGGCGTTACGACCAAGAGTGAAGGCGTCTTTCATCGATACTATTATGTTAAAAATTAA